The proteins below come from a single Hydrogenobacter sp. genomic window:
- the thrC gene encoding threonine synthase — protein MNYWRGIIHRYREFLPVSESTPVVTLCEGNTPLIHAENLAKGIGFKGEIFLKYEGLNPTGSFKDRGMTLAISKAVESGKKAVICASTGNTSASAAAYAAKAKLKAYVLLPKGAVALGKLSQAVIYGAKVIAVQGNFDDALYIVRKIGELLPVEIVNSVNPYRIEGQKTAAFEICDALGEAPDYHFIPVGNAGNITAYWKGYKEYYQKGKIKKLPKMMGWQAEGSAPIVKGYVIKNPQTIATAIRIGNPYSWQQALQAASESKGKIDAVSDDEILNAYKLVASKEGIFCEPASAASIAGLIKLTREGYFKGGEVVVCTLTGNGLKDPNTAISVCEEPINVPPDVEKVLEVIKL, from the coding sequence ATGAATTACTGGCGTGGTATCATACACAGATACAGGGAGTTTTTACCCGTTTCAGAAAGCACCCCTGTAGTTACTCTCTGTGAAGGTAATACACCCCTTATACACGCTGAAAATCTGGCAAAGGGAATAGGTTTTAAAGGGGAGATCTTTCTCAAGTATGAGGGGCTGAATCCTACAGGTTCTTTTAAGGACAGAGGAATGACTTTAGCCATCTCTAAAGCGGTTGAATCTGGAAAAAAGGCTGTAATATGTGCGTCCACAGGAAATACATCGGCTTCTGCTGCCGCATACGCTGCAAAAGCTAAGCTAAAAGCCTATGTACTGCTTCCTAAAGGTGCAGTAGCTCTTGGTAAACTTTCCCAGGCTGTCATATATGGAGCAAAGGTGATAGCTGTGCAGGGAAACTTTGATGACGCCCTTTACATAGTAAGGAAGATAGGAGAGCTTCTTCCGGTTGAGATAGTGAATTCTGTGAATCCTTATCGTATAGAGGGGCAAAAGACTGCAGCCTTTGAAATATGCGACGCTTTAGGAGAAGCACCGGACTATCACTTTATTCCTGTTGGTAACGCCGGAAACATAACAGCCTATTGGAAGGGATACAAAGAGTATTACCAAAAGGGGAAGATAAAGAAGTTACCTAAGATGATGGGTTGGCAGGCTGAAGGTTCAGCTCCTATAGTGAAAGGTTATGTGATAAAAAACCCTCAAACCATAGCCACGGCTATAAGGATAGGTAATCCTTACAGCTGGCAACAGGCTCTTCAAGCTGCAAGCGAATCAAAGGGGAAGATAGATGCGGTTAGCGACGATGAAATTCTGAATGCATATAAGCTTGTAGCATCAAAGGAAGGTATATTCTGTGAACCCGCATCCGCAGCCTCCATAGCTGGACTTATAAAGCTAACAAGGGAAGGCTACTTTAAAGGTGGTGAGGTAGTTGTGTGTACTCTCACCGGGAATGGTTTAAAAGATCCAAATACCGCTATAAGCGTTTGTGAAGAACCAATAAACGTACCACCTGATGTGGAGAAGGTACTTGAGGTTATAAAGCTATGA
- a CDS encoding L-threonylcarbamoyladenylate synthase → MKVVKVHKKNALSSAAEIIKRGGIVFSPTDTIYGLLANALDREAVERLYSIRRPSGRPFIILLPNKEWLGAFDLYADRKYWDLLDAHVTIIFYKKNTIPLYLTKGKKSLAFRIPKRGTFVRALLTLLDLPLVAPSANPEGLKPAVDVKMAEEYFGDRIDLYIDGGYVEGKPSTIVRFIGKRSFRLVREGNVKFEDFLNFAKNITA, encoded by the coding sequence ATGAAGGTGGTGAAGGTTCATAAAAAAAATGCGCTTTCTTCTGCGGCTGAAATCATAAAACGAGGTGGGATCGTTTTCTCACCTACAGATACTATCTACGGACTTTTGGCAAATGCTCTTGACAGAGAAGCAGTAGAAAGACTCTACTCTATAAGAAGACCTTCGGGAAGACCTTTTATAATACTCCTCCCCAATAAAGAATGGCTTGGAGCTTTTGATCTTTATGCTGATAGAAAGTATTGGGATCTGCTTGATGCCCACGTCACGATCATCTTCTACAAAAAAAACACTATACCTTTGTATCTGACAAAGGGCAAAAAGAGCTTAGCTTTTAGGATACCAAAGAGAGGTACTTTTGTGAGAGCTCTACTCACTTTGCTTGACTTACCTCTCGTTGCACCAAGTGCCAATCCAGAAGGTTTAAAACCTGCAGTGGATGTAAAAATGGCGGAGGAATACTTCGGTGACAGGATAGATCTGTACATAGATGGGGGATACGTTGAAGGAAAGCCTTCCACTATAGTGAGATTCATAGGTAAAAGGAGCTTTAGGCTTGTAAGGGAAGGAAATGTGAAGTTTGAAGATTTTTTGAACTTTGCAAAAAACATCACAGCCTAA
- the thyX gene encoding FAD-dependent thymidylate synthase, giving the protein MKVYIMGSDQRIVRCARVSFDKDTQVDIERDKKLIKYLFEHRHASPFEHVIIAFEGEKRVWLELMERVSSPVFQVYWAGGYVWLNLRNFINAMEWMSEEIKEAVRNRLPATFGIIEGKYTDSYSTDTSYVIEKMETSSGWIGLVDKLELGTVMDYYTFVVECPLFVARQWHRHRFGSFNEVSRRYVSYDPTFYMPDYLRKQAEKNRQASVDEKIQEPWNSIFLKKIKWYIADLQTLYKDMVNKGVAKELARGILPQFMHTKYYWTVPRISLDNFITLRTHAGAQKEIREFAEAIQKLVGYRGSDSFRL; this is encoded by the coding sequence ATGAAAGTATACATTATGGGTTCCGATCAGAGGATAGTCAGGTGTGCGAGGGTGTCCTTTGATAAGGATACTCAGGTGGATATAGAAAGGGACAAAAAGCTCATAAAGTATCTGTTTGAACACAGGCATGCAAGCCCTTTTGAACACGTAATTATAGCTTTTGAGGGGGAAAAAAGAGTGTGGCTTGAGCTTATGGAGAGGGTAAGTAGTCCCGTCTTTCAAGTTTATTGGGCTGGGGGTTACGTTTGGCTAAACCTGAGAAACTTTATAAATGCGATGGAGTGGATGTCAGAAGAGATAAAGGAAGCTGTGCGCAACAGACTCCCAGCGACCTTTGGAATTATTGAAGGGAAATATACTGATAGCTACTCCACAGATACTTCCTACGTTATTGAGAAGATGGAGACCTCCTCAGGTTGGATCGGACTTGTGGACAAACTTGAGCTTGGGACTGTGATGGATTATTACACCTTTGTAGTTGAGTGTCCATTATTTGTGGCAAGACAGTGGCATAGGCATCGCTTTGGATCTTTCAACGAGGTTAGCAGGAGGTATGTGAGTTACGATCCGACCTTTTATATGCCTGATTATTTGAGGAAGCAGGCTGAAAAGAACAGACAGGCATCTGTAGATGAAAAGATACAAGAGCCGTGGAACTCTATATTTCTTAAAAAGATAAAGTGGTATATTGCTGACTTACAGACACTTTATAAAGATATGGTTAATAAAGGAGTTGCCAAAGAGCTTGCGAGGGGAATTCTCCCTCAATTTATGCACACCAAGTACTACTGGACAGTTCCGAGAATCTCACTTGATAACTTTATAACTCTCAGGACACATGCGGGTGCGCAAAAAGAGATAAGGGAATTTGCGGAGGCTATTCAAAAACTTGTGGGATACAGAGGAAGCGACAGCTTTAGGCTGTGA
- a CDS encoding DUF1732 domain-containing protein, with protein sequence MQSMTGVGKFVFENEKWTVTVFVKSVNSKGLDIFVKSNYNLSSAELNIRKLVREFITRGTVNMHIDIAPKIASSPVDLKKIFLNVEIIKLVAKELGLELTDDTILQTAWRYSEKTAEELSPDLEECLYSAVRGALEDLVKSRKEEGKHIKEDTMARLQKIENLLIEIERQKDKVLNSVKSRVLEKAKDLNLPEEHPTVLNEITFILSRMDVDEELTRFKAHMHRLKELINFEGEVGRKLDFTLQEMHREINTLGNKMPEFSQLVVEIKSEIDRLKQQVANVE encoded by the coding sequence ATGCAAAGTATGACAGGTGTTGGGAAGTTCGTATTTGAGAATGAGAAATGGACTGTAACGGTTTTTGTAAAAAGCGTAAACTCAAAGGGTTTGGATATATTTGTAAAGTCCAATTACAATTTATCGTCGGCTGAGTTGAACATAAGAAAGCTTGTGAGAGAGTTTATTACAAGGGGAACGGTAAACATGCACATAGATATAGCACCCAAAATAGCTTCCTCACCTGTAGATCTCAAAAAGATTTTCCTGAATGTTGAGATTATAAAGCTTGTAGCGAAAGAGCTTGGGCTTGAGCTTACAGACGATACTATACTTCAAACCGCATGGAGATACTCAGAAAAAACCGCTGAAGAACTTAGTCCAGATCTTGAGGAATGCCTTTACAGTGCAGTGCGAGGCGCTCTTGAAGATCTCGTAAAAAGCAGAAAGGAAGAAGGCAAGCACATAAAAGAAGACACTATGGCAAGGCTGCAAAAAATAGAAAACTTATTAATTGAGATTGAGAGGCAAAAGGATAAGGTTTTAAACTCTGTAAAAAGTAGAGTACTTGAAAAGGCAAAGGATCTCAACCTACCTGAAGAACACCCCACCGTGCTTAACGAGATCACTTTCATACTATCGAGGATGGATGTGGATGAAGAACTGACAAGATTTAAAGCTCATATGCACAGATTGAAGGAGCTTATAAACTTTGAGGGAGAGGTAGGGAGGAAGCTGGACTTTACGCTTCAAGAAATGCACAGGGAGATAAACACCTTGGGTAACAAAATGCCTGAATTTTCCCAACTTGTTGTTGAAATAAAGTCTGAAATAGACAGGTTAAAACAACAGGTGGCAAACGTAGAATAG
- a CDS encoding thioredoxin domain-containing protein, protein MPNRLINAKSPYLKKSAHQPVDWYEWCNEAFEKAKREDKPILLSIGGVWCHWCHVMAKESFEDPQIANIINENFVAIKVDRDERPDIDRRYQDTVIALTGSGGWPLTVFLTPEGKIFFGGTYFPPEDRWGRPGFKSLLLRISQLWREDRDRVLRSAEQIFRELQSYSLMSFKDTLDEELLNRGIGTLLSSIDYESGGIGSAPKFHHAKAFELLLYHYHFTKQDLVKKAMEVSLNAMARGGVYDHLLGGFFRYSTDETWNIPHFEKMLYDNAELLGLYSLAYKVFEDPLYEYVAKGIIDYYRLYGCDPEGGFYASQDADIGTLDEGGYYTFTLKELESLLEAEELKVISLYFGIGTRGRMHDNPEKNVPFINTKSDQISEILGIKEERVKELIESAKRKMISYRNRRQIPYIDKTIYTNWNGLMIDALCTYYKVFEDEWALKMAEKTAKRLLKERYKDGYLEHNEDVKGYSEDYLFLSKGLFSLFEVTQDKAYLEMSKNLLDRSIELFWDSQGWGFFDTHQEGEGLLKIKNKPLQDTPTQSVNGMAPYLLLLMESALSDNKYGEYAEKSLMAFSRFVRELPMASHSYLISLYAYLKGIFKVETQSYFEDMLKAFRPFKFVIKKDIQGLVVCEGKTCKKYSSVDDLGI, encoded by the coding sequence ATGCCAAACAGATTGATAAATGCCAAAAGCCCTTATCTTAAAAAGTCCGCCCATCAGCCCGTTGATTGGTATGAGTGGTGTAACGAAGCTTTTGAAAAGGCTAAGAGAGAGGATAAACCCATACTGCTATCCATAGGAGGTGTATGGTGCCATTGGTGTCATGTGATGGCAAAGGAGAGCTTTGAAGATCCGCAGATAGCGAACATAATAAACGAAAACTTTGTTGCTATAAAGGTGGATAGGGATGAAAGACCTGACATAGATAGAAGATATCAAGATACAGTGATAGCTCTCACGGGAAGTGGCGGATGGCCTTTGACAGTTTTTCTCACACCTGAAGGAAAGATCTTCTTTGGAGGTACCTACTTTCCACCAGAAGACAGGTGGGGAAGACCTGGCTTTAAATCATTGCTTTTAAGGATCTCACAACTTTGGAGGGAGGATAGGGATAGGGTGCTAAGATCTGCAGAACAAATTTTCAGAGAGTTACAAAGCTATAGTCTTATGAGCTTTAAAGACACTCTTGATGAAGAACTTTTAAACAGAGGTATAGGCACTCTACTCTCCTCTATAGATTACGAAAGTGGAGGTATAGGATCGGCTCCTAAGTTTCATCACGCTAAAGCTTTTGAGCTTTTGCTTTATCATTACCACTTCACAAAGCAAGATCTTGTTAAAAAGGCTATGGAGGTATCGCTAAACGCTATGGCAAGAGGCGGTGTTTACGATCACCTTCTTGGTGGCTTTTTCAGGTACTCAACGGATGAAACTTGGAATATACCACACTTTGAAAAAATGCTTTATGACAATGCGGAACTTTTAGGGCTTTACTCGTTAGCTTACAAGGTTTTCGAAGATCCCCTTTACGAATACGTAGCAAAGGGCATAATAGACTACTACAGACTTTACGGTTGTGATCCAGAAGGAGGTTTTTACGCATCCCAGGATGCCGATATAGGTACTCTTGATGAAGGCGGTTACTACACCTTTACATTAAAAGAACTTGAATCCTTGCTTGAAGCGGAAGAGCTGAAGGTAATAAGCCTTTACTTCGGTATAGGTACGAGAGGAAGAATGCATGACAATCCAGAAAAGAACGTACCCTTTATAAATACAAAATCTGATCAAATAAGTGAAATTTTGGGAATAAAAGAGGAAAGAGTAAAAGAGCTTATAGAAAGCGCAAAAAGGAAAATGATCAGTTATAGGAATCGCAGGCAGATACCCTATATAGACAAAACTATATACACAAACTGGAACGGGCTTATGATAGATGCTCTTTGTACCTACTATAAGGTTTTTGAAGATGAGTGGGCGCTAAAGATGGCAGAAAAAACAGCAAAAAGGCTACTTAAAGAGAGATACAAAGATGGATATCTTGAGCATAACGAAGATGTAAAGGGATATTCTGAAGATTACCTATTCCTATCAAAGGGGCTTTTTTCCCTCTTTGAGGTCACACAGGATAAAGCTTATCTTGAAATGTCAAAGAATCTGCTGGATAGATCTATAGAACTCTTTTGGGACAGTCAAGGTTGGGGCTTTTTTGATACACACCAGGAAGGTGAGGGACTTCTTAAGATAAAGAACAAACCACTCCAAGACACACCCACTCAATCCGTTAACGGTATGGCTCCTTATCTGTTACTCCTTATGGAGTCCGCTTTAAGCGATAACAAGTATGGGGAGTATGCAGAGAAAAGCTTGATGGCTTTCTCACGTTTTGTAAGGGAATTACCGATGGCTTCCCATTCTTACCTTATAAGTCTTTATGCGTATTTAAAAGGTATCTTTAAGGTGGAAACGCAAAGTTACTTTGAGGATATGCTAAAAGCCTTCAGACCTTTTAAGTTTGTAATAAAAAAAGATATACAAGGTCTTGTAGTGTGTGAAGGCAAAACCTGTAAAAAGTATTCATCAGTAGATGACTTAGGAATCTAA
- the nikR gene encoding nickel-responsive transcriptional regulator NikR, with amino-acid sequence MKEKVVRFCVSLPKYLLEELDRRIIKRGYSSRSELVRDLIRELMIEENWQKGEEVIGVLTVVYDHHQRELSQKMLDIQHSAHVKVLCSTHIHLDHHNCLECIMLKGKPDEIENISISIGGLRGVKFAKLTKASTVV; translated from the coding sequence ATGAAAGAAAAAGTTGTCAGGTTTTGTGTGTCCCTTCCCAAATACCTTCTTGAGGAATTAGATAGGAGGATAATAAAGAGAGGTTATTCATCAAGGTCAGAGCTTGTGAGGGACCTCATAAGGGAACTTATGATAGAGGAAAATTGGCAAAAAGGGGAAGAGGTTATAGGTGTCTTAACTGTTGTGTACGACCATCACCAGAGAGAACTGAGTCAGAAAATGCTTGACATACAGCACAGCGCTCACGTAAAGGTGCTTTGCAGTACGCATATACATCTTGATCACCATAACTGTCTTGAGTGTATAATGCTAAAGGGTAAACCAGATGAGATAGAAAACATCTCCATAAGCATAGGAGGTTTAAGGGGTGTAAAGTTTGCAAAGCTCACCAAAGCCTCCACGGTTGTATAA
- the epmA gene encoding elongation factor P--(R)-beta-lysine ligase — translation MLLKEWSLFIDSVRSFFKDRGYLEVHTSIFQTYPNIDPHVEPFSLELSGNCPKRVWLRTSPENSMKKLISKYRTDIFQIGKVFRRDPCSKIHRPEFTMLEWYRIGKDYNYLIQEIGELLKYLGVSQDYEIIRLEHAFEEYTGVVLSEDEEIFKNNLISYGYPFKDDEDWESIFYEIYIQMERHLGKEKPTFLTHFPTRLSAYAKVEGGYAERFELYIKGVEIANGWTEETSKSEIERRMKLYLQGREMPMDEELLKAYEDFPECAGCSIGLERLFLVLKGFESMDDLEFLI, via the coding sequence ATGCTTTTGAAAGAGTGGAGTCTTTTCATAGACAGTGTGAGGAGTTTCTTCAAGGACAGGGGATATCTTGAAGTTCACACAAGCATATTTCAAACGTATCCCAATATTGATCCGCACGTAGAACCTTTCAGCCTTGAGCTAAGCGGTAACTGTCCAAAAAGGGTTTGGCTGAGAACATCACCGGAGAATTCCATGAAAAAGTTGATCAGCAAATATCGTACCGATATTTTTCAAATAGGTAAAGTCTTTAGAAGAGATCCTTGCAGTAAGATCCATAGACCTGAATTTACAATGCTTGAGTGGTACAGGATAGGAAAAGATTATAACTACTTAATACAAGAGATAGGAGAACTTTTGAAATACCTTGGTGTTTCGCAGGATTATGAAATCATCAGATTGGAACATGCCTTTGAGGAGTATACCGGAGTTGTGCTGTCCGAAGATGAGGAGATTTTCAAAAACAATCTCATATCTTACGGTTATCCCTTTAAAGACGATGAGGACTGGGAAAGTATTTTCTACGAGATATACATACAAATGGAAAGACATTTGGGTAAGGAAAAGCCTACCTTTTTGACACATTTTCCTACGAGGTTGAGCGCTTATGCTAAAGTGGAAGGAGGTTACGCAGAAAGGTTTGAGCTTTATATAAAAGGTGTGGAGATAGCCAACGGTTGGACGGAAGAAACATCAAAAAGCGAGATAGAGAGGAGAATGAAACTTTATCTACAAGGAAGAGAAATGCCTATGGATGAAGAACTTTTAAAGGCATACGAAGATTTTCCCGAATGTGCGGGCTGTTCCATAGGTCTTGAGAGACTCTTTCTGGTTCTTAAAGGTTTTGAGAGTATGGATGACCTTGAGTTCTTAATTTAG